Genomic segment of Paenibacillaceae bacterium GAS479:
TCGGCCAACCCGCCAGTTTTGGCGAGCGGAACCGCCTCCGAAGTAGCAAATAATACTTTCATTCGTATGGTTCCCTCCAAAAATAAGCGCTCTTCCCTCTTACGCAAGGCTCTATCTGTAAGGGAAGAGCGCCGAATTTAGTAAAGAAAGACCATTAAATGGTCTTTCTTTTGCCCGCCAGGAAGGGCATGCCTTCCGTGCCGCGGATATCACGTTCCGCTTCAACATTACTTTCCTTATCCAAAATGACGCGGTCCAGCCCGGTGCCGGCGCCGATAATTCCATTCTGCATAATAATGCTGTTGCGGATCACCGCTCCCTTACCGACATGCACGCCACGAAACAGCACGCTGTTGATAACCGTACCTTCAATCTTGCAGCCATTGGCAATAAGCGAATTTCCGGTTTTGGCTCCCTCGAGGTAACGGGTTGGCGGCTCATCCTTTGTTTTGGTTAAAATCGCGCCCGGCTTGAAAAATAGCTCGCGGGCAGCGTCCGGCCGCAACAGATCCATGCTCGTGCGATAGTAGGCATCCACCGTGTTCACAACGCCGAGATAACCTTCATACAGGTAGCCAAATATCCGCAGGCTGTCTACCCGTGAAAGAATCGCGTGCCGTACCAGATGATCCTGGCCCTGCGCCAAGGACGTCTGCACGAGATCCATGAGCAGATCCTTTTTCATAACATAGATTTCCATGGAATGGATATCCGTATCCATATTCCCAAAGTGGTCCTGCATCCCTTTTACACGGCCGCTCTCACCAAGCTCGACCTTGCGTGTTTTGCCACCAAGCAGGTCGGCTTGCTTTTTGCATACGAGAGTAATGTCAGCACCGTTGTTCTCATGGAAGTCTATCACTGCTTCCAAATCGATATTGCACACCATATGGCTGCGTGTCACGACGACATATTCCAGCTTGCAACGCTGGAAGTAGTCACGATGTTGGTAGAAGTGGAACAGATCGCCGCGGCTAAGCTCATGAATATTGTCAGTCGCCGGAGGCAGAATGAACAGTCCGCTTTGGCGGGTGTGCAAATCCCAAGGTCGGCCCGATCCCAGATGATCCATGAGTGAACGGTACTTCGTATGCGCGAACACCGCCACTTTCGAGATACCCGAATTCACCATACTGGAAAGGATAAAATCAATCAGCCTATAGCGTGCCCCGAATGGAACTGTGGCCGGGCAGCGGTAGGCCGTCAGACTTTCCAG
This window contains:
- a CDS encoding glucose-1-phosphate adenylyltransferase, which codes for MINKAMGVVNLIHETDELESLTAYRCPATVPFGARYRLIDFILSSMVNSGISKVAVFAHTKYRSLMDHLGSGRPWDLHTRQSGLFILPPATDNIHELSRGDLFHFYQHRDYFQRCKLEYVVVTRSHMVCNIDLEAVIDFHENNGADITLVCKKQADLLGGKTRKVELGESGRVKGMQDHFGNMDTDIHSMEIYVMKKDLLMDLVQTSLAQGQDHLVRHAILSRVDSLRIFGYLYEGYLGVVNTVDAYYRTSMDLLRPDAARELFFKPGAILTKTKDEPPTRYLEGAKTGNSLIANGCKIEGTVINSVLFRGVHVGKGAVIRNSIIMQNGIIGAGTGLDRVILDKESNVEAERDIRGTEGMPFLAGKRKTI